Proteins co-encoded in one Oreochromis aureus strain Israel breed Guangdong linkage group 3, ZZ_aureus, whole genome shotgun sequence genomic window:
- the mark2b gene encoding serine/threonine-protein kinase MARK2 isoform X3, giving the protein MSTRPPLVQVIENSTGQESKLSSGRSSTSRGRNSVATTTSDEQPHIGNYRLLKTIGKGNFAKVKLARHVLTGKEVAVKIIDKTQLNSSSLQKLFREVRIMKMLNHPNIVKLFEVIETEKTLYLVMEYASGGEVFDYLVAHGRMKEKEARAKFRQIVSAVQYCHQKCIVHRDLKAENLLLDADMNIKIADFGFSNEFTLGNKLDTFCGSPPYAAPELFQGKKYDGPEVDVWSLGVILYTLVSGSLPFDGQNLKELRERVLRGKYRIPFYMSTDCENLLKKFLILNPSKRGSLEQQIMRDRWMNVGYEEEELKPYIEPQPDYKDPRRTDIMLQMGFSQEEIQDSLVNQKYNDVMATYLLLDYRNSELDEGGIKPRPGSDVSNINAPSPLHKVQRSVSSNQKPQNRRTGDQGSSYSKRGGQTDNRSAGEDSGRKGSSGSSTTKVPASPLASSDRKKSATPSTNSILSTGTGRSRNSPLTDRATLDQSIQNGKDSLNTPGSRASTASAAAVLSSSSSSSSRPRHHKSLSSSNHPCPSDLHAPRPSAPAQRAPGASPSAHNISSAAVSDRTNFSRGVGIRSTFHAGQQRSARDQQGSAYPGGPASPSLSHGNSQARRTHGATGIFSKFTSKFVRKNLSFRFPRRGPYEGEGLDEGSRSVLTSTVDKSEKTSGGLSSSSNNDENNSSPGSGNTGGTGTPPAISSQKDPVKPRSLRFTWSMKTTSSMEPTEMMREIRKVLDSNSCEYELRERYMLLCMSGKPAHDDFVQWEMEVCKLPRLSLNGVRFKRISGTSIAFKNIASKIANELKL; this is encoded by the exons GAGTCCAAGTTATCATCTGGCCGCTCCAGTACGTCGCGAGGTCGAAACTCCGTGGCCACGACCACATCAGACGAGCAGCCGCACATCGGTAACTATCGGTTACTGAAAACCATTGGCAAAGGCAACTTTGCCAAGGTCAAACTGGCACGACACGTCCTCACCGGAAAAGAG GTGGCTGTAAAGATCATAGATAAGACACAGCTCAACTCCTCCAGTTTGCAAAAG CTCTTCCGGGAGGTGAGGATCATGAAGATGTTGAATCATCCCAACATAG TCAAGCTCTTTGAGGTGATAGAAACAGAGAAGACTTTGTACCTGGTAATGGAGTACGCTAGTGGAG GAGAGGTCTTTGATTACTTGGTGGCTCATGGCAGGATGAAGGAGAAGGAAGCCCGTGCCAAATTCAGACAG ATTGTGTCAGCTGTGCAGTATTGCCATCAGAAGTGTATAGTACACAGAGACCTCAAG GCAGAGAACTTGCTGCTGGATGCAGACATGAACATCAAAATAGCCGACTTTGGCTTCAGTAATGAATTTACTCTGGGGAACAAGCTGGACACGTTCTGTGGCTCCCCGCCCTACGCAGCTCCAGAGCTCTTCCAGGGCAAAAAGTACGACGGGCCTGaggtggatgtctggagcctcgGAGTGATCCTCTACACACTGGTCAGCGGCTCGCTGCCCTTCGATGGACAAAACCTCAAG GAACTGAGAGAGCGTGTGCTGCGTGGTAAATACAGGATTCCTTTCTATATGTCCACCGACTGTGAGAACCTGCTCAAAAAGTTCCTCATCCTGAACCCTTCAAAAAGAGGCAGCCTCGAG CAGCAGATAATGAGAGACCGGTGGATGAATGTGGGCTATGAGGAAGAGGAACTCAAACCCTACATCGAACCTCAGCCAGATTATAAGGATCCCAGGAGGACAG ACATCATGCTGCAGATGGGATTCTCTCAGGAGGAGATCCAGGACTCGCTGGTGAACCAGAAGTACAACGACGTGATGGCCACATACCTGCTTCTGGACTATAGGAACTCTGAG CTTGATGAAGGTGGCATCAAACCTCGGCCCGGAAGTGACGTAAGCAACATAAATGCTCCCTCCCCGCTTCATAAG GTACAGCGCAGTGTGTCATCCAACCAGAAGCCTCAGAACCGCCGAACCGGCGACCAGG gctCCTCCTACTCTAAAAGGGGAGGTCAGACAGACAACCGGTCAGCAGGGGAGGATTCTGGGAGGAAGGGTTCATCAGGCAGCTCCACCACCAAGGTGCCGGCCAGTCCTCTGGCCTCGTCCGACCGCAAGAAGAGTGCCACACCCTCCACC AATAGCATCCTGTCCACCGGTACCGGCCGCAGTCGGAATTCTCCTCTGACCGACAGAGCCACTCTCGACCAGAGCATCCAGAACGGCAAAGACAG CCTAAACACTCCGGGTTCCCGCGCCTCCACTGCCTCAGCCGCTGccgtcctctcctcctcctcctcctcatcctcgcGTCCCCGCCACCACAAGTCCCTGTCCTCCTCCAATCATCCATGCCCCTCTGACCTGCACGCACCACGGCCCAG TGCCCCGGCGCAGCGGGCACCCGGCGCCTCCCCTTCTGCCCACAACATCAGCAGCGCCGCCGTGTCAGACCGTACCAATTTCTCCAGAGGGGTGGGCATCCGCAGCACGTTCCACGCAGGTCAGCAGCGGAGTGCCCGGGACCAGCAGGGCTCCGCCTACCCCGGCGGGCCTGCTTCTCCATCACTGTCGCATGGCAACAGCCAGGCCCGAAGAACACATGGCGCCACGGGGATTTTCAGCAAGTTCACATCCAAGTTTGTACGCAA aaatCTCTCGTTCAGGTTTCCGAGAAG GGGTCCATATGAGGGAGAGGGTCTTGATGAGGGGAGCAG GTCTGTGCTGACCAGTACTGTAGACAAGTCCGAGAAGACGTCCGGTGGTTTGTCCTCCTCTTCTAACAACGATGAGAACAACTCGTCCCCAGGATCTGGAAACACTG GTGGCACTGGCACCCCTCCCGCCATCTCCAGCCAGAAGGACCCTGTCAAGCCGCGCTCGCTGCGCTTCACCTGGTCCATGAAGACCACGTCGTCCATGGAGCCCACGGAGATGATGCGCGAGATCCGCAAGGTGCTCGACTCCAACAGCTGCGAGTACGAGCTACGCGAGCGCTACATGCTGCTGTGCATGTCCGGGAAACCGGCGCACGACGATTTCGTCCAGTGGGAAATGGAGGTGTGCAAGCTGCCGCGACTCTCCCTCAACGGCGTGCGCTTCAAGCGGATCTCGGGCACGTCCATCGCCTTCAAGAACATTGCCTCAAAGATCGCCAATGAGCTCAAACTGTGA